GAAATCGTCGAGACTATCGCGTCGATGGTCCTGGCGCTTGTCTGATTTCGGTACCGTATAGTCGAGCCGGATCTGCTAATTTCGGCCAGTTAAGAGACGAGCGTGATTCAGGCAGGTGCTACATACAAAACCGACACGACTGGCATAGAACGAGACTCGACCGCTCGATCACGAATCGCCTTACAGACACCCCGTAGCGGTCTTCCCAGCGAGGAGAGATTTCTCGTCAGACGTCTTTCTGTCCAACCTCAGGCGACCAGGGCTGGTACGAGCGCGACACGCGCATCCAGATGAGACAACCGATGATCGAACCGAGTGAGGTCATTATTAGCAGCGAGCAGAAGTACCACGGCTGGGACTGAACCACGAAGAGCCCTCGCGTGGGAGCAGGCACGATACCGAGTGCCAGCAGGTAGAATGAAGTGAGGAGGGCGAGCGACGATCGGCGGTGCCCGTGCCAGTAGAGGAGGCCGACGAGAACGCCCGAGAGGAAGCCGAGTTGGCCGGAATGGAGTTCAGTAACGGTGCTGAAAACTGATGCCAGGATAGTCTCGACAGTAGCCATGTGCACTAGTCCCCTGTCCGGAATCGGCATACGGATTGACCTGCAATTGTGCACAGAATACATCGACCAGTCACACGGCAACGTCCACGACGATGCGAGTGCGACCCGATCGAGATAACCGGAGCGTCAGGTGCGATCGATCCGACTCGGCGACCCGTCACACTGCTGTCTGTCCAGTCGATCGTCGGTCATCGCGACCCATCGTACTTCGTTCCAGCTCAACCGGTAGTGGCAGGTTTCGGGTTGCAGTTGCTCCCAGTAGATGGCCTGCATCGACGGGACGTCCGCGTCACCCGGCGTCGTCGGAAGCGGCTCCCCCTCCGGCTCGGCTTCCTGCTCCATCGACTCGAGTGTCAACTTCAGGGACGGCGAGCCGGCGTTCCAGACGAGCCCCGAAAGGACGAGTAGCCCGGCGACGGCGAGGACGACGACCGCCCACCGGCACGGGTTCGATCGGATCGAGTCGTGATCGCGGCGGTCCGTCGGACCCGATCGGCGCGCGATCACCCGTTCGACGGCGACGGCGACGCCGATCGCGACGAAGGCGAGCCAGAGGAGCGCGTCCGTCGCGCCGTCCAGGTCGACGAACAGCACCTGAAGGGCGAGTATCAGGCCGCCCGTCGGCACCCACCACAGCCCCCGGAAGTCGCGGACGGCGGCGTGGGCCCAGCCGTAGAGAGCTACCGGAAGCAGTACCGACCCGTAGCCGAACACCAGCAAGAGCGAGTAGACGCGCTCGGCCAGGGTGTACGGCGAGCCAGCGATCAGCGGCGCGACCACCGTCTGTACGACCATGGGGACGAGCGCGCCCGCGGCCGCGAATACCAGGACGACGATCCCGGTCACGACGCCGGCGCCGGCGATCGCCCGGAGCGCGTTCTTCCCACCGGCTCGCTGGTACGCCATCCCGACGACCAGCGGCGCGAAGACCACCCCCGACTGCCACGACCCGGCGCTCAGCGCCGCGGCGGCCCCGGCGAGAAACGGCCGATCGCGGAGGGCCAGCGCGAGCGCCAGTGTGCCGAAAAACAACGCGTAGAACTGCGCCCGGACTCCTAGCAACGGGAGAACGAAGAGTTCCGGGACGACGAGCATCGTGAGGCCGGCGGCGACCGCCGCCGCGTTCTCGCCGGTCACGAGGTACGCCACCCAGCCGACCAGCAGGACGCTCGCGCCGGCGACGAGCACCGTAAGCGTCACGCTGAGCCCGTGCAGAACGAGCATGTTTCCGCCGGAGAGGGCGGCGAGAGCGGCCGTGATTCCGAACGGGACCGGCGGGTTTACGTCCCAGACGTCGAGGTACGGAACGCCGCCTTCGAGGACGTACCAGCCCGTGTGCTGGAAGAACGCCGGGTCGGTCGCGATCGTCGGCCACTCGGTGAGGAGATACGCGGCGAATCCGCCGATGAACAGGACGGCGACGATCGAACCGAGGATGGCGAGCCAACTGGCGCAACGCTCGGTACGGGGGCGGATGGGCGTGATACGGAAGCGCATCCCTGTGAGCGTACTGACGTCGGAGAACCACCTCATACTGGTGGTCAATTCGCCAACGGATCCCTGCCAGAGGTCGACGCTCGGGTGCAGACGGGTCGCTCTTCCGTCGAATCGACCGTGACTGGGGGTTGCTGTAACGCGATCGGGACGTCCACCATCGCTCCCAGCGATCGGGAATCCGGACCACGCTTAGGATGGTTCCGCCCCGAGTGTTCGTATGGCCACTTCGTCCGACCGCCAGTCGCTGTTCCCGCGGCCACCGACGACGGTTACCGACCGCGAGGGACGAACCATCACGGTCAGCGAGTACGCCGGCGAGCCTGCGCCACTGGTGGAGATGTACACACACTTCGACGACGACTCGCGATCGCAGGGGTTGCCGCCCCGGGACGAACCCCGAACCCGCGAGTGGATCGGTGGACTCCTCGACGACGGGCTGAACGCCGTGGCGCGACACGGGGACGACATGGTCGGTCACGCCGTGCTCGTGCCGTACGACGATACGGCCGAACTGGCGATTTTCGTTCGCCCGACGTATCAGTCGGCAGGGATCGGAACGCATCTCATCCGCGGCTTGCTCAGATACGGCCAGGAGAACGGACTGACTCACGTCTGGCTGACCGTCTCTCGAACGAATCGCATCGCGATGAACCTCTATCGATCGGCCGGATTCGAGACGACGGCACGCAACCGCGGCGAACACGAGATGGAACGGGACCTGTAACCGCTGCGTGCAGCGGTCGCGAGGCGCAGTCGCTCGACTGACTCGATTCTAGTGATACCTCGCGCGGCGTCGACGTTCGTGAGCCGGAGATCGGCCGCCCGAGACCATAGCCGTACGCCCGTTTCGCGATCGACGGAGTCGGGTGAGCGTATCACGATCGAGCGAAACGGGTGTCCGTATGTTGACCCGTCCGAACCGGCGGATACGCTCAAGTACGTGGTCGTAGTAGAACCGCGGGGATGCTATGGTAGCTGTTACCGAATTACAGACTATGTTCGAGGACATGGTCACGGCGAGGTACTACGAAGAGCGACTTCAGGAGGAGTATCTGGAGGGGAAACAACCGGCGTTCGACATCTCGGCCGGGCCGATTCCGGGGGAGTTACACCTGGCGGCGGGGCACGAGGCCGCCGCCGCGGGCGTCTGTCGTCACCTGCGTGACGACGATACGGTGACGGCGCCGCACCGTCCGCACCACGTCGCCATCGCGAAGGGCGTCGACCTGAAACGGATGACTGCGGAGATCTTCGGTCGGCAAACGGGCCTGAGCGGGGGGAAAGGTGGCCACATGCACCTGTTCGATCCGGACGTGAACTTCGCCTGTAGCGGCATCATCGCCGAGGGGTGCCCGCCGGCGGTCGGAGCCGGTCTCGCGGCGAAGAAGCGAAACGAAGACAGCGTCGCCGTCGCCGTCCTCGGGGAGGGCGCGATCAGTCAGGGGGCGTTTCTCGAATCGCTCAACCTGGCGGCCGTCCAGGAACTGCCGGTCGTCTTCGTCGTCGAGGACAACGACTGGGCGATCAGCATGCCGAAAGACCGGATCACCGACGTCGACGACGGATCCCTGCGCGCGGGCGGGTTCGACATGCCGGGCGTCCGGGTCGACTACGACGATGCGACGGCGGTGTACGACGCTGCGAAGGACGCGATCGGACGAGCGCGGGCGGGTAACGGGCCGACGCTACTGGAAGTGCAGGTCCACCGCCGAATGGGGCACTTCATGGGCGATCCGCAGAGCTATCGCCCCGACGAGGACACGGAGGCCGCACAGGAACGGGATTCGATAGAGCGCCTCGCGGACGACCTGCGGGAAGCGGGCGTCGAGGACGACGACGTCGAGGCGATCCGCGAGCGGGCTCACGACCGCGTCGACGAGGTGATCGAGTGGGCCAAAGACCAGCCGGAACCGGATCCGGAGGCGGCCCACGAGGACGTCTTCGTCAACCCGCCGTCGGGTGTGACGACCGACGAACCGACCCACGAACTCGCCGGAAGTGACGACTGATGGCACAGCAAGAATCACAGGCGGTCGAACGGGAACTGACGATGAGCCGCGCGATGGTCGAGGCGATCGCCCACGAGATGCGCGAGAACGACGAGGTGTTCTACATGGGCGAGGACGTCGCCGACTACGGCGGCATCTTCGACAGCACCGAGGGGCTCCGCGAGGAGTTCGGGTACGATCGGGTGATGGACGTCCCGATCAGCGAGACGGCCTACATCGGGGCCGCCGTCGGCGCGGCCCAGGCGGGAATGCGCCCCATTGCCGAGTTGATGTTCGTCGACTTCTTCGGCGTCTGCATGGACCAGATCTACAACCAGATGGCGAAGAACACGTACATGAGCGGCGGGAACGTCTCCGTTCCGATGGTACTGACGACGGCCGTCGGCGGGACGTACAACGACGCGGGCCAGCACTCCCAGACGCTGTACGGCACCTTCGCCCACCTCCCGGGGATGAAAGTCGTCGTCCCGTCGACCGCATACGACGCGAAGGGACTGATGCACAACGCCATTCGCGACGACGACCCGGTCGTCTACATGTTCCACAAGCGCCTGATGGGAATCGGGTGGATGCCCGCCCCCGACGGGCCGAAGACGCCCGTCCCGGACGAACCGTACACGATCCCCTTCGGCAGCGCCGACGTCAAGCGCGAGGGGAGTGACGTCACCGTCGTCACGCTCGGCCTCCACGTCCACCAGGCGCTCGAGGCGGCCGAGACGCTCGCCGAGGACGGGATCGACGCCGAGGTGATCGACCTCCGGACGCTCGTTCCGCTGGACACCGAGACGATCCTCGAGTCGATCGGCAAGACGGGGCGACTGGTCGTCGTCGACGAGGATTACCGGTCGTACGGCGTGACCGCCGAGATCGTCGCGAGCGCGGCCGAGGAGCGACTCGCCGACCTCGATGCTGTCGAGCGGGTCGCCGTCCCGGACGTGCCGCTTCCGTACGCCCGGCCGATGGAGGACGAGGTGATCCCGGACGTCGAGGACATCGAAGCGGCCGTCCGCGCCGTCGAGCCGTGACCATGAGCGGGGACGAAGACCGGGTCGCCGTCGCGGCAGCCGACGTCTGGCCCGACGACGTCGAGGAGGAGGAAGGCGTCGTCGTCAACTGGTTCGCGAAGGTGGGCCGTCGAGTCGACGAGGGCGAGACCCTCTGTGAGATCCAGGTGGAGAAAGTCAGCGTCGACGTGCCGGCACCGGTCGCGGGCGAACTGGTCGAAATCGAACGCGACGAGGACGACGAGTTCACGCGCGACGACACGCTCGGGTGGATCGAACCCGACTGACGGTCACCGACTCCGCGGTACTTCCCTGTCCGCGATCGATCGCGTTCCGAGCGACGGCCCCGCGACGGCCGATCGGGAGGCAGAAAACGTATTCGTCAGGAGCCCCTATCGGTGAGGGGTCATGAACGATCTTCGTACCGGGTTGAGCTACGGTGACGTGCTCCTCGTGCCGAACCGATCGCCGGTCGGCAGCCGTAACGACGTCGACCTCTCGACGAATCTCACGCCGTCAATCGAACTCGAGACGCCGCTCGTCTCCGCCGCCATGGACACCGTCACGGAGGCCGAACTGGCGATCGAACTCTCGCACACTGGGGGGCTCGGCGTCCTTCACCGGTTTCTCACGCCGGGGGAGCAGGCCGAACAGGTCGAACGGGTGACCGCCGCCGACGAACGGGTGGGCGCTGCCGTGGGGATCAACGAGGACTACGTCGCACGTAGCGCTGCACTGGTCGATGCCGGCGTCGACGTCCTCGTGGTCGACGTGGCTCACGGCCACCTCGAACGGACGATCGACGCTGTCGAGACGCTCCGGGAGGAGTTCCCGAATACCGACCTCGTCGCCGGCAACGTCGCCACTCCCGCGGGCGTCGAAGACCTCGCGGCCGCCGGTGCCGACTGCGTCAAAGTCGGCATCGGCCCCGGGTCACACTGCACGACCCGGAAGGTCGCCGGCGTCGGCGTCCCCCAGCTAACCGCCGTCAGCGATTGCGCAGCGGCGGCCGAGGGGACGGACGTGACCATCTGCGCCGACGGCGGTATCCGCACGTCCGGCGATGCGGTGAAGGCCCTGATGGCAGGTGCAGACACCGTGATGCTCGGGAGCCTCTTCGCCGGCACCGAGGAAGCGCCGAGCGCGGTGGTCGAAGTCGACGGGACGCTGTACAAGCGCTCGCGCGGAATGGCGACGACGACCGCCGCCGAGAAGCGTAACGACAAGGACGCCGACGTTCGCGCGGACGAGGGCGTCGAGGCGTTGACCCCCTACAAAGGTCCGGTCGCCGACGTCGTCGACGAGTTCTGCGCCGGGATCCAGTCCGGTCTCTCCTACTGTGGCGGTCACACGATCCCGGACGCTCGCGAGAACGCGGAATTCATCCGCGTCGCTCCCAGCGCGCAAGAACGCGAGGGCTACCACGCGGATCACGACTGGGAGGGAGTCAGCGTGGACAGCGCGGCGACCGCCGGCGACGGATCAAAGCTCGCGGACGACGACGAGACCGCGGCCACCGCCGCCGAGAGCGACGACTGACTCCCGGTCGCGGACACGCTCGAAGCGTCTCTCGATCGGTACACGCGACGATCGACGGGAGACCGACATTAGCGCCCGTATAAGAAAACCCGATCGAATCGTTCGGTCGCCCATGCAAACTGTCGTTCTCGCGGCTGGACAGGGAACGCGAATGCGTCCGCTCTCCGAATCGATCCCCAAGCCGATGCTGCCGGTCGCCGGGCGGCCGTTGCTGTCTCACACAGTCGAAGCGGCGATCGAGTCCGGGTCGGACGAGATCGTCCTCGTCGTCGGATACGAGGGCGAGGTCGTTCGCGAGTACTTCGGCGATCGGTACGCGGGCGTCCCGATCCGATACGCCACCCAGGACGACCAGGACGGAACCGCGGGTGCACTCCGGGCTGCGAGCGAATTCCTCGCAGTCGATCGGCCGTTCGCGGTGATCAACGGTGACGTCGTGTTCGATCGGGACTCCCTCTCGACGCTGTTCGACGCGGGACCGGCCGTCGGATCGGTTCGCGTCGACGATCCGTCGAA
The nucleotide sequence above comes from Halosolutus halophilus. Encoded proteins:
- a CDS encoding DolP-mannose mannosyltransferase, whose protein sequence is MRWFSDVSTLTGMRFRITPIRPRTERCASWLAILGSIVAVLFIGGFAAYLLTEWPTIATDPAFFQHTGWYVLEGGVPYLDVWDVNPPVPFGITAALAALSGGNMLVLHGLSVTLTVLVAGASVLLVGWVAYLVTGENAAAVAAGLTMLVVPELFVLPLLGVRAQFYALFFGTLALALALRDRPFLAGAAAALSAGSWQSGVVFAPLVVGMAYQRAGGKNALRAIAGAGVVTGIVVLVFAAAGALVPMVVQTVVAPLIAGSPYTLAERVYSLLLVFGYGSVLLPVALYGWAHAAVRDFRGLWWVPTGGLILALQVLFVDLDGATDALLWLAFVAIGVAVAVERVIARRSGPTDRRDHDSIRSNPCRWAVVVLAVAGLLVLSGLVWNAGSPSLKLTLESMEQEAEPEGEPLPTTPGDADVPSMQAIYWEQLQPETCHYRLSWNEVRWVAMTDDRLDRQQCDGSPSRIDRT
- a CDS encoding GNAT family N-acetyltransferase; this translates as MATSSDRQSLFPRPPTTVTDREGRTITVSEYAGEPAPLVEMYTHFDDDSRSQGLPPRDEPRTREWIGGLLDDGLNAVARHGDDMVGHAVLVPYDDTAELAIFVRPTYQSAGIGTHLIRGLLRYGQENGLTHVWLTVSRTNRIAMNLYRSAGFETTARNRGEHEMERDL
- a CDS encoding thiamine pyrophosphate-dependent dehydrogenase E1 component subunit alpha produces the protein MFEDMVTARYYEERLQEEYLEGKQPAFDISAGPIPGELHLAAGHEAAAAGVCRHLRDDDTVTAPHRPHHVAIAKGVDLKRMTAEIFGRQTGLSGGKGGHMHLFDPDVNFACSGIIAEGCPPAVGAGLAAKKRNEDSVAVAVLGEGAISQGAFLESLNLAAVQELPVVFVVEDNDWAISMPKDRITDVDDGSLRAGGFDMPGVRVDYDDATAVYDAAKDAIGRARAGNGPTLLEVQVHRRMGHFMGDPQSYRPDEDTEAAQERDSIERLADDLREAGVEDDDVEAIRERAHDRVDEVIEWAKDQPEPDPEAAHEDVFVNPPSGVTTDEPTHELAGSDD
- a CDS encoding alpha-ketoacid dehydrogenase subunit beta, giving the protein MAQQESQAVERELTMSRAMVEAIAHEMRENDEVFYMGEDVADYGGIFDSTEGLREEFGYDRVMDVPISETAYIGAAVGAAQAGMRPIAELMFVDFFGVCMDQIYNQMAKNTYMSGGNVSVPMVLTTAVGGTYNDAGQHSQTLYGTFAHLPGMKVVVPSTAYDAKGLMHNAIRDDDPVVYMFHKRLMGIGWMPAPDGPKTPVPDEPYTIPFGSADVKREGSDVTVVTLGLHVHQALEAAETLAEDGIDAEVIDLRTLVPLDTETILESIGKTGRLVVVDEDYRSYGVTAEIVASAAEERLADLDAVERVAVPDVPLPYARPMEDEVIPDVEDIEAAVRAVEP
- a CDS encoding lipoyl domain-containing protein is translated as MSGDEDRVAVAAADVWPDDVEEEEGVVVNWFAKVGRRVDEGETLCEIQVEKVSVDVPAPVAGELVEIERDEDDEFTRDDTLGWIEPD
- a CDS encoding guanosine monophosphate reductase yields the protein MNDLRTGLSYGDVLLVPNRSPVGSRNDVDLSTNLTPSIELETPLVSAAMDTVTEAELAIELSHTGGLGVLHRFLTPGEQAEQVERVTAADERVGAAVGINEDYVARSAALVDAGVDVLVVDVAHGHLERTIDAVETLREEFPNTDLVAGNVATPAGVEDLAAAGADCVKVGIGPGSHCTTRKVAGVGVPQLTAVSDCAAAAEGTDVTICADGGIRTSGDAVKALMAGADTVMLGSLFAGTEEAPSAVVEVDGTLYKRSRGMATTTAAEKRNDKDADVRADEGVEALTPYKGPVADVVDEFCAGIQSGLSYCGGHTIPDARENAEFIRVAPSAQEREGYHADHDWEGVSVDSAATAGDGSKLADDDETAATAAESDD